The Engystomops pustulosus chromosome 3, aEngPut4.maternal, whole genome shotgun sequence region GTCCAGAGGCTTCTGTTCAGCTTGACGAATTTCACACAGGTCTTTAGCATTTGGCTGGGGTAAAAAAAGTGAACATGTTATCAACACTGCAATCTGTTTTCTGCATTACAACAGCTCTCATGTACTTCTCAGCATGGTGCAAGAAAGGCAAAGTTACAAACTGTATCTTATACTGATTGTAAAGCCATGCATGTCATATGTTCACTCAAAATAAATCAGAAAAGCAAAAGAATATTAAGCTAACTAAAGTGTAGATCATGGTTATAACCTGAGTCACTGTTcatatataaaatttataaattaagaaatgtaaaaacaaattgACAGGGCAAAATTCTGGTCAGAAGAAGAAATGTTCAGTTCTGTATTGCATAAGCAGCACAGCAtagcatagcacagtacagcataTCATATatctttaatatatatttatatatatatatcccaaagCTTATTTTCTAGCTTGTAGAATCATGAAAAATTATCAGAGAAATAGTACATTGTCAAAGTCTGATATACCTACCAAGTTTTGTGGCAGCAATTTTCTAGAACAGCTTTGACTCCATGGTCTCCAAAATAAATTATGAGGcctataataaacaaaaaaataaatcataaatgttattaatctatatttttatacacagATACAACATAAATTAAGAAGTTGTACGACCAATCAGCTACATAGACATATCCTCCAGAGAAAATAGAGTATTTATTTTCTTCAGACATACAGACATTCAGAAATTCAGACATACAGACATTCAGAAATACAAGCTCCTAAACTGATCAGTCTCAATACACACTGCTTCCTGTTGTCTAGCTGGTTGTAGTAACCAGCCTTCTGTGAAAAAAGTCCTAACTGTGTTTTGTGAAATACTGTACCCATGCTGTCCTCTTAAAgacaatgaaataataataaataaaggctCTTGCCAATATAATGcatatttattaaagaaaaaaaacattaatgatGGCTTGATAACACAAATTTGGGATTACTGGACCGCCATGGAAGATAGCACAAAATAAATTactataaatgaaaataaatacgTGTATGATTATCTGTATCATTATTGTATGATGGGTTAAGGGATTTTACTGTGATAAGTTTATATATTTTTGGTTGTAGCTAAACAATATAGTAAAGACATTTATCTGGTGTCCTGCCAAGTATATACCGGTAGTTACATGATCAAGTAATCTCCATCTCCAGACACACATCTGCCTATTAAAGCTCTGTAGTACTTAATGTGACATCAGATGAGTTACTTTATCTAGATGTTGGTATAtgtttacatagagatagataactggagatatgtgtaacccAGACAAAGCCATGAAGGGACAGACACATCCAGACTTCTGAATACACAAGTATTGACTGTAATGGATTGGATAGTCTAATACCTGCTTAGACAAAAACTAGAATAATAACTAGATATAAAATAAGACAGATGTGCACTACCATAGTAACAAGCTGGACTATGACAATAACTTCACACTGTATCCACCATACTATGACTTGGTATAGGAATTACCTGAGCTCTGGCTTTCTGTCTGCTCCCCTACAGGCCCGCATACATCCAGTGGGATAAGGTCTTCTCCTGAGACATTTACAGCTGATGCAGTCCATAGTAAGTGAAGGTAGCCTGCAGTGTTCAGTCCCTGCCTTCTGCTTCATCTCCATTGTGCACCTCAAATCGTTGTGAAGTCAGACTTTACCCCTCAGCCTTTATAGCCTGTCCTGTGCTGCCCTGCCCACTATTTACCCAAGTAATGACCTGACCAGAGGAGATCCCCTCGTATCTAGACTCGTGCAGGAGCCCAAATGGTCAGGGGAGAGAAGTGTCAAGGATGTGTGAATGACACCTCCACAGGTCCACGGGCAGGACAGCCTTGTCACCGTACTGAGCCATGATGAGATCCACAGCACACTTCTCACCCCAGTGACctcactgtatacaggactgaCAGGTGACTGGCCGGGCACTATGCTAAAACTATATGCTATATCTCTATTATACACCCCGTGCCAATACCTATCTACCAGGCCACCTATATATGATACATTATCTGTCTCCTATACATATAATATTTTGTTCTCTGGTATAATTGTAATAAGTCAATAAAACATCTTTACATAGCCTTTATATCGCCTATcccctatacatatctaattcAACAAAACAGCTAttcatttatctatcatctatccaatTTCACCTGTCTCTATAAAATGTTCGACAGACAGAATATATGTAACACGGACAGACAGAATATCTGTAAGATGCTATTGCATCCCCTGTACACGACATACATTACTCGGTGTTACTTATGTGACATTGTATTGCTCTGTACAGGGTAACACTGGGCACTTGTGATTTGCCCTGTCTGATAACCTTTATGTTGTTTATATACATGGAGTCCTGCCACCATAAATAATACTGGCAGAGAAGCACAGGATGCACTCTGAGTGATCCCATCCACAGCTCTTATCTATGAGGTAAGCAGCCATTATCTGGGCAGGTAATGGTTGTGCCATGTGGTGCTGTGCCAGGCAGGCTGCGGGTATGGATCTCCTTCAGCCCTCTGAGagcatatatattgtatatttgtattCTTGATGTGATCGGCGGGAAAGTGTGTAAGGTGAAATGCTGAGGAGCCAGGCTCGTGTCTCGTGTTTTGTCACCTTCCCTCAGTGTTTGGACTAGATAAGAGGGCGGTTATCTGCTGATGGGGGAGAGGAATGTCCTCACAAATGGCGCAGGGAGAGATTTCTCAGGTCGGGGTTAATCCCCTGGGGGTGGGAAGGAGTTCACTGCACACGACCGGTCACTTGTCTAAACTGCTCATATAAGTGTGCACAGAGCCCTCCACAGACGTATTAGGGGTCAGCCTCTGTTCACACCCCATTCTGAACACATATGCATATACACTGAAAGTATCCATGAAGCCATGTACACACAGATTGCCTAAAGAGTATGTCTGTGTCATTTTTTGGCTGGTGTATTTCTTCCACTTCATAAGAAAACTCATCAATCTACAAAACAATGTGTAGTCCATTTACAAAATTCACCCGTTTACGCAATGTTAATGCAACACATAGATTGGTTAACtatatgttaacacatgtgttaacattaagTAAATGCAAATAtaggagaaaaaaagaaagaattctaAGATAAATACCCCCATGGGCTTGTAGGGTCCACATCTGTAGGTTCCCACTATTTTGGCTTTTTCCAAGTGTCACCCCCATTGGGAAAGAGATAACTATGCACTATGAGCATGTGGTCTCAGAGCCTTCGCTCCAAGTCCTAGTCATTTGTTAGGATCGTTATACAGCCAATGTCCAAAATCCACAATTAGGATTTCTGTAATATACAGGTCAAGGAAATAAGAAGACAGCTTATAGAGACGTTTCTGCAAGCATCTGGAGATGTACAGCCATTGCTGCTCCACTGAGGGATTATGGGGAATATGTAAATATTGTAAATTGTAAACTGCCACTACTATAGAAATACAGGGCAAAAAATAACTACCGCTACCGAGGAAGGAGGAAAGACTTCATCCTGTTCACACTTATAACACTAACAGTATAAGTTGTACAACATTGATATTGTAATTCTAAGCAATTTGCTATTCTTTTTTTAAACGAAAGCTGCCATCCTATATTAACACATACAAAGTACCCATCTGTTGAATTCGATCCATATAAAACATTCTATAGAATGTTTGCTATTGGCAGATGATGCAGGAGTCCTCACGCATGTGCACAGCCAATTGGAGAGAGCAGAGACACAGGTaatgatgtacaggcggtcccctacttaagaacacctgacttacatataacccctaattacaaacggacctctagattttggtaatttgctgtactttacccctaggctacaataaacagctataacaggtatcacaggtgtctgtaatgaagctttattgttaatcctgtttcttatgacaatccaacatttttaaaatccaattgtcacagagaccaaaaaaaaaattctctggggttacaatt contains the following coding sequences:
- the LOC140120550 gene encoding protein ripply2.2-like is translated as MEMKQKAGTEHCRLPSLTMDCISCKCLRRRPYPTGCMRACRGADRKPELRPHNLFWRPWSQSCSRKLLPQNLPNAKDLCEIRQAEQKPLDYNHPVRLFWPRSKPLDLMYVEADDLLRNFPVQATLSFYDSESDTDNDEENSEEEHDSGFESE